One window of the Pedobacter ginsengisoli genome contains the following:
- a CDS encoding rhomboid family intramembrane serine protease translates to MNNIHIPPVVKNLLIINIIFFAAKYILTSINLTYLFGAFYFDSELFRGWQLITYMFMHGDFMHIFFNMFALFTFGGVIENRWGAKRFINFYLITALGAVALQMAVQAYEVYQITGSVMNNPITDLSINGGYLQGNINIPGLTEQQANTLLGIYGGPMVGASGAIFGLLVAFGMLYPNTELYIMFIPVPIKAKYIIPIYIIMELSLGVAKIPGDSIAHYAHLGGALLGFILVRLWKDKDNNRFYRYYE, encoded by the coding sequence ATGAATAACATCCATATACCTCCTGTTGTAAAGAACCTGTTGATTATAAATATAATTTTCTTTGCAGCTAAGTATATTTTAACTTCCATTAATCTAACCTACTTGTTTGGGGCTTTCTATTTTGACTCAGAGTTATTCAGGGGCTGGCAGTTAATTACCTATATGTTTATGCATGGCGATTTTATGCATATTTTCTTTAACATGTTTGCCCTGTTCACCTTTGGTGGCGTTATAGAAAACAGATGGGGAGCAAAACGTTTTATTAATTTTTACCTTATAACAGCGCTTGGTGCAGTAGCACTGCAAATGGCTGTTCAGGCTTATGAAGTGTATCAAATTACGGGTTCAGTAATGAACAACCCGATTACTGATCTAAGTATAAATGGGGGATACCTGCAAGGAAATATTAACATCCCTGGATTGACCGAACAGCAAGCTAATACACTTTTGGGCATATACGGCGGGCCAATGGTAGGCGCTTCGGGTGCTATCTTTGGGCTTCTGGTTGCCTTTGGCATGTTGTATCCAAATACTGAACTTTATATTATGTTTATCCCTGTTCCAATAAAGGCAAAATACATTATTCCCATTTACATTATAATGGAGTTGTCTCTTGGAGTAGCAAAAATACCGGGCGACTCGATAGCTCACTATGCACATTTGGGGGGTGCATTATTAGGTTTTATTTTAGTTAGGCTTTGGAAAGATAAGGACAATAATAGATTCTATAGATATTATGAATAA
- a CDS encoding rhomboid family intramembrane serine protease: MNNSIIQDLKNKVFHSGNPSYLYIGINTFIFVFVALINVPFFLSGKGIDFNAIVREYLGFPALLERLPVRFYTILTYQFFHEGFLHLLFNMLWLYWVGRIFLDFLKPRQFHFVYLAGGFAGAILFALAFNIFPVFISSISGASVIGSSAAVMAIIVATATLVPDYSIRLLLLGDVKLKYLAIAYIILDLIGTASTNAGGSFAHIGGAIVGFTYIKVLQNGTDWSNLFKKKPKLKVVKNNEAKPGVKKKEPSVDQKEIDSILDKISKSGYDKLTKEEKETLFKASKH; this comes from the coding sequence ATGAATAACAGTATAATACAGGATTTAAAGAATAAGGTATTTCACTCGGGCAATCCGTCGTATTTATACATAGGTATAAATACGTTTATTTTTGTATTTGTAGCGCTAATAAATGTGCCCTTTTTCCTATCTGGGAAAGGCATTGATTTCAATGCGATAGTAAGAGAGTATTTAGGCTTTCCCGCATTATTGGAAAGACTTCCGGTAAGGTTTTATACTATTCTTACCTATCAGTTTTTTCATGAGGGTTTTCTGCATTTGCTGTTTAACATGTTATGGCTTTATTGGGTAGGCAGAATTTTTTTAGATTTTTTGAAGCCTCGTCAGTTCCATTTTGTATATCTGGCAGGTGGCTTTGCAGGGGCCATATTGTTTGCATTGGCCTTTAATATTTTTCCAGTATTTATCAGCAGCATTTCCGGAGCCAGTGTTATTGGTTCATCGGCAGCAGTTATGGCCATTATAGTGGCTACGGCAACTTTAGTGCCCGACTATAGTATAAGGCTACTATTACTAGGGGATGTTAAATTAAAATACCTTGCTATAGCTTATATTATATTAGATTTGATAGGAACTGCTTCAACAAATGCTGGAGGTAGTTTTGCGCACATTGGAGGGGCAATTGTAGGGTTTACTTATATAAAGGTACTTCAGAATGGAACAGATTGGAGTAATCTTTTTAAGAAAAAGCCTAAGCTAAAGGTGGTTAAAAATAACGAAGCTAAACCTGGGGTAAAGAAGAAAGAGCCGTCCGTTGATCAAAAAGAAATCGATTCAATTTTGGACAAAATTTCTAAATCGGGATATGATAAACTGACAAAAGAGGAAAAAGAAACCCTGTTTAAGGCAAGTAAGCATTAA
- a CDS encoding endonuclease/exonuclease/phosphatase family protein, with the protein MKKTKPTFIDKVVRLAALVLAITLVLGFLAGRFDPREYKYIPFFGLAYPFILLFNVLMIIWWCIRRRWTFAIGTVILIFSGWGALTATIGIFGESGKQVKEHPEHVRMMTYNVHSFKPYGFENIESVKQQMLELIKNENPDIICFQEYFTRRKGPYDITDSLKLILKTPYYYFVPSSENDYEATGLAIFSKYPIKDKGIIAFGENFGGNASIFVDIMIKKQKLRVYNVHLQSISFDKQDYSYIDKVTKKMDADLVPSKRIITLLKNAFVKRSGQVDIMKNHMETCKTPFLIAGDFNDTPASYAVTQLTKSLNNTFKEQGTGLGRTYNGKFPNFQIDYIATTKDIKVINYRIIDAKLSDHFPVRSDLRLNP; encoded by the coding sequence ATGAAGAAAACTAAACCAACATTTATAGATAAAGTTGTTCGCCTTGCAGCACTAGTATTGGCAATTACTTTGGTACTTGGTTTTTTAGCTGGCAGGTTTGATCCGCGTGAATACAAATACATTCCCTTCTTTGGTCTGGCCTATCCTTTTATCCTGCTATTTAATGTACTAATGATAATTTGGTGGTGCATCAGGCGACGGTGGACATTTGCCATTGGCACAGTTATCTTAATTTTTTCGGGCTGGGGAGCTTTAACTGCTACTATTGGAATATTTGGAGAATCAGGTAAGCAAGTCAAAGAACATCCTGAGCATGTACGAATGATGACTTATAATGTTCATAGTTTTAAACCTTATGGGTTCGAAAATATTGAGTCGGTGAAACAACAGATGCTGGAACTTATAAAAAATGAAAACCCGGACATTATTTGTTTTCAGGAGTATTTTACCCGTCGTAAAGGCCCCTATGATATTACTGATAGCTTAAAACTAATATTAAAAACACCCTATTATTACTTTGTACCTTCTTCTGAAAACGACTATGAGGCAACAGGCCTGGCTATTTTCTCAAAGTATCCTATAAAAGATAAAGGCATAATTGCATTTGGAGAGAATTTCGGCGGAAACGCAAGTATTTTTGTAGATATAATGATTAAGAAGCAGAAATTACGGGTTTACAATGTCCATTTGCAATCCATCTCATTCGATAAACAGGATTACAGTTATATTGATAAGGTTACTAAAAAGATGGATGCTGATCTTGTTCCTTCAAAACGAATTATAACGCTTCTTAAAAATGCCTTTGTGAAGCGGAGCGGTCAGGTTGATATTATGAAGAATCACATGGAAACATGTAAAACACCTTTTCTGATTGCGGGAGATTTTAATGATACCCCGGCATCTTATGCAGTAACGCAGCTTACCAAGTCGTTAAATAATACCTTTAAGGAACAGGGCACAGGCCTTGGAAGAACATATAATGGTAAATTTCCTAATTTTCAGATTGACTATATTGCTACAACCAAGGATATAAAAGTGATCAATTATCGAATTATTGATGCTAAATTATCTGATCACTTTCCGGTCCGCAGCGATTTGAGATTAAATCCCTAA
- the cysS gene encoding cysteine--tRNA ligase has product MNTGLQLYNTLTRKKELFEPLNAPNVGMYVCGPTVYSDVHLGNCRTFISFDLIFRYLKYTGYKVRYVRNITDAGHLEGDRDEGDDKFAKRAKLEQLEPMEIVQKYTLGFHEVLRMFNTLPPSIEPTATGHIIEQIEMIKEIIKNGYAYEINGTVYFDVEKYSEKYNYTILTNRNLEDLLANTRELGGQDEKHGRLDFALWIKAKPETLMRWASPWGVGFPGWHIECSAMSAKYLGEEFDIHGGGMDLAATHHTNEIAQSEACSHKQPAKYWMHTNMLTVNGTRMSKSAGNGFLPEELFTGNHPLLERGFSPMTVKFFMLQAHYRSTLDFSNEALDASEKGFRRLMNAVNLIEKLTPSANSDFEIEPIANNCVKAMNDDFNSPVVIAELFEAVRIINTIHDGKGSISEVELERLKKLMNDFVFDVFGLKDEETSNTELNSVLDLVIDIRKGAKENKDYATSDKIRLGLQSMGIQLKDSKDGTTWNKI; this is encoded by the coding sequence ATGAATACAGGCTTACAGCTCTACAATACCCTAACACGTAAGAAAGAACTTTTTGAACCGCTTAATGCTCCTAATGTAGGAATGTATGTTTGCGGCCCCACCGTTTACAGTGATGTTCATTTGGGTAACTGTCGTACTTTCATATCGTTCGACCTTATATTCAGGTATCTAAAATATACTGGTTATAAGGTGCGCTACGTTCGGAATATTACCGATGCAGGCCATTTGGAGGGTGATAGGGATGAGGGAGATGATAAATTTGCTAAAAGAGCTAAACTTGAACAGTTAGAACCTATGGAGATTGTTCAGAAGTATACTCTGGGTTTCCATGAGGTATTAAGAATGTTTAATACACTGCCTCCAAGTATTGAACCGACTGCTACAGGACATATTATTGAGCAAATTGAAATGATTAAAGAGATCATTAAGAATGGTTATGCTTATGAGATAAACGGAACAGTTTATTTTGATGTAGAAAAATATAGTGAGAAATATAATTATACCATATTAACCAATAGGAATCTTGAGGATCTGCTTGCCAATACAAGGGAATTAGGTGGGCAGGATGAAAAGCATGGAAGATTGGATTTTGCATTATGGATTAAAGCCAAACCTGAAACGCTGATGCGCTGGGCATCTCCCTGGGGAGTTGGATTTCCTGGCTGGCATATAGAATGTTCTGCGATGAGTGCCAAATATCTTGGTGAAGAATTTGATATTCATGGCGGAGGTATGGACCTTGCAGCAACACATCATACTAACGAAATTGCACAGTCGGAAGCCTGCAGCCATAAGCAACCCGCAAAATATTGGATGCATACCAATATGCTTACCGTAAATGGAACGCGGATGTCTAAGAGCGCAGGTAATGGATTCTTACCCGAAGAGTTATTCACCGGAAATCATCCTTTACTTGAAAGAGGATTTAGCCCCATGACTGTTAAGTTTTTTATGCTGCAGGCGCATTACAGAAGTACTTTAGATTTTTCTAATGAGGCTTTGGATGCATCTGAAAAAGGTTTCAGAAGACTTATGAATGCGGTAAACTTAATAGAAAAGTTAACGCCTTCGGCTAATAGCGATTTTGAAATTGAACCTATTGCCAATAATTGCGTAAAAGCAATGAATGATGATTTTAATAGCCCGGTTGTAATTGCCGAATTATTTGAAGCAGTCCGGATTATTAACACAATTCATGATGGAAAGGGCAGTATATCTGAAGTGGAGCTTGAGAGATTAAAAAAACTCATGAATGACTTCGTATTTGATGTTTTTGGGTTAAAGGATGAAGAGACTTCAAATACTGAATTAAACTCAGTGCTTGATCTGGTTATAGACATAAGAAAAGGAGCTAAAGAGAATAAAGATTATGCCACCTCAGATAAAATAAGATTGGGTTTACAAAGCATGGGTATTCAGCTGAAAGACAGCAAAGATGGCACAACCTGGAATAAAATCTAA
- a CDS encoding nuclear transport factor 2 family protein encodes MMNKFLYTIAVASMTIGAYAQKSDGSTKSLVKAEKDFAANLAKNGAKTAFTTYSAADGLVFRPNPVNAKTFYATEDDTKDLSWTPVYAKVSRSGDWGFTTGPYTLGGNETHYGQYLSVWKAVNGKWELALDLGTSHNKPLNKVKEEFIEPKDFHKPKFLNDKERATGANIIATTEKTLNATLKSYGVPAFAGFLNPDARVLFPGYEPIIGKDKAIAFINGMMSKVSLKTTKVDKADGGDLAYTYGVATVDYKADLRESFNYVFIYERQPDFNWNLIALVFAPAER; translated from the coding sequence ATGATGAATAAATTTCTTTATACAATTGCTGTTGCATCTATGACGATTGGTGCTTACGCTCAAAAATCAGATGGAAGCACTAAATCACTTGTTAAAGCGGAGAAAGATTTTGCTGCGAACCTGGCAAAAAATGGTGCCAAAACTGCATTTACTACCTATTCGGCAGCTGATGGTTTAGTTTTTAGACCAAACCCAGTTAACGCCAAAACATTTTATGCGACTGAAGACGATACTAAAGATTTAAGTTGGACTCCGGTATATGCAAAAGTATCAAGAAGCGGAGATTGGGGATTTACTACCGGGCCTTATACTTTAGGGGGCAATGAAACTCATTACGGACAGTACCTTTCTGTATGGAAGGCAGTTAATGGTAAATGGGAGCTTGCATTAGACCTTGGTACATCACATAATAAGCCATTAAATAAAGTAAAAGAAGAGTTTATAGAACCAAAGGATTTTCATAAACCTAAGTTTTTAAATGATAAGGAACGTGCAACGGGTGCTAATATAATTGCTACTACAGAAAAAACTTTAAATGCTACCCTTAAATCTTATGGGGTTCCGGCGTTTGCAGGGTTTTTAAACCCTGATGCAAGAGTATTATTTCCAGGGTACGAGCCTATTATTGGCAAGGATAAAGCAATAGCCTTTATAAATGGCATGATGAGTAAGGTATCTTTAAAGACCACCAAAGTAGACAAAGCGGATGGTGGTGATTTGGCCTATACTTATGGTGTTGCAACTGTAGACTATAAAGCTGATCTGAGAGAGAGTTTTAATTATGTGTTTATTTATGAACGCCAACCTGATTTTAACTGGAACCTTATTGCATTAGTATTTGCACCCGCAGAACGTTAA
- a CDS encoding glycerophosphodiester phosphodiesterase family protein — protein MRKIILTAAIFITTLQSIAQKFDLQGNRGARGIMPENTIPGMLRALDLGVNTLNMNAVISKDKRVVLSQEPYFNFEISIAPDGKPITLKNQKNYNMYKMDYADIRKFDVGSKVHSRFPYQEKIETYKPLLEETIDSVENYVKRRKLPKPNYSIETKTIPKGDNEFHPEPAEFVDLIMEIVIRKKLTKRVTIQSFDVRTLQYLHENYPKIKTALLIDEKIDFEVNIADLGFKPTVYSPYSVLVGKGLVERCHEAGVKIIPWTVNSIKDMKYLIGLGVDGVVTDYPNIYKKVMDDN, from the coding sequence ATGAGAAAAATTATACTTACAGCAGCAATATTTATTACCACCCTTCAATCAATTGCACAGAAATTCGATCTGCAAGGAAATCGTGGTGCTCGTGGAATAATGCCTGAAAACACAATTCCAGGGATGCTTAGAGCACTGGATCTGGGCGTAAATACACTAAACATGAATGCTGTAATTTCTAAAGATAAACGGGTTGTACTCTCACAAGAGCCTTACTTTAATTTTGAGATTAGTATTGCTCCCGATGGCAAACCCATAACGCTTAAAAATCAAAAGAACTATAATATGTATAAAATGGATTATGCTGACATCAGGAAATTTGATGTGGGTAGCAAGGTTCATAGCAGGTTCCCTTATCAGGAAAAGATAGAAACATATAAGCCGCTTTTGGAAGAGACAATAGATTCTGTAGAGAACTATGTTAAAAGAAGAAAATTACCAAAACCAAATTACAGCATTGAAACAAAAACTATCCCCAAAGGAGATAACGAATTCCATCCGGAACCTGCTGAGTTTGTTGATCTGATTATGGAAATTGTGATTCGGAAAAAGCTTACCAAACGAGTAACTATACAGTCATTCGATGTAAGAACTTTGCAATACCTGCACGAAAACTATCCAAAAATAAAGACGGCTTTGCTTATTGATGAGAAGATCGATTTTGAGGTAAATATTGCTGATCTTGGTTTCAAACCAACAGTTTATAGTCCTTATTCAGTTCTGGTTGGTAAAGGATTGGTAGAGCGTTGCCACGAAGCAGGCGTTAAGATTATACCGTGGACAGTAAACTCAATTAAAGATATGAAGTACCTGATAGGTTTGGGCGTTGATGGTGTAGTTACAGATTACCCTAATATTTACAAAAAGGTTATGGATGACAATTAA
- a CDS encoding AAA family ATPase: MQFENDIKAVDALHQAYNNIKAEIGKVVIGQEEVVKSVLISIFSNGHCLLVGVPGLAKTLLVQTIADVMDLNFNRIQFTPDLMPSDIIGAEILGEDRTFKFITGPIFSNIVLADEINRTPPKTQAALLEAMQEKAVTAAGQRHALPNPFFVLATQNPIEQEGTYPLPEAQLDRFMFNVLLSYPTFADELEIVKSTTSNNEVKLKKIIDAKQIQYFQKLVRNIPVADNVIEYAVKLASKTRPHTPLATEDINKYISWGAGPRASQFLVIGAKCHAAISGKYSPDIEDVQAVAEAILRHRIVRNYRAEAEGLSIEQIIKNLF; this comes from the coding sequence ATGCAGTTTGAAAATGATATAAAAGCAGTGGATGCATTGCATCAGGCATATAATAACATTAAAGCCGAAATAGGGAAAGTTGTTATTGGTCAGGAAGAGGTAGTAAAATCTGTTTTAATCTCCATCTTCAGTAATGGGCACTGCTTATTGGTTGGTGTTCCTGGTCTTGCAAAAACACTGCTTGTTCAAACTATTGCAGATGTAATGGATCTTAACTTTAACAGGATCCAGTTTACCCCTGATCTAATGCCAAGCGATATTATCGGGGCTGAGATCTTAGGAGAAGACAGAACATTTAAATTTATAACCGGTCCAATTTTCTCGAACATTGTTCTTGCAGATGAGATCAATAGAACGCCTCCTAAAACTCAGGCTGCATTACTTGAAGCAATGCAGGAAAAGGCAGTAACAGCTGCTGGACAAAGACATGCATTACCAAATCCTTTCTTTGTACTGGCCACTCAGAATCCTATTGAACAAGAAGGGACATATCCATTGCCTGAAGCACAATTGGATAGGTTTATGTTTAATGTGCTGCTAAGTTATCCTACTTTTGCTGATGAGCTTGAAATAGTAAAAAGCACAACCAGCAACAATGAGGTTAAGCTTAAAAAAATAATAGATGCTAAGCAGATTCAGTATTTTCAGAAATTGGTACGCAATATTCCTGTTGCCGACAATGTGATTGAATATGCTGTTAAGCTGGCAAGCAAAACCCGCCCCCATACCCCGTTAGCTACCGAAGATATTAATAAGTATATAAGCTGGGGTGCCGGACCAAGGGCTTCTCAGTTCCTTGTTATTGGTGCAAAATGTCATGCAGCTATATCAGGAAAGTATTCACCGGATATAGAAGATGTTCAAGCTGTTGCCGAAGCGATTTTACGCCACCGTATTGTTCGAAATTACAGAGCTGAGGCTGAAGGATTATCGATTGAACAGATCATTAAAAACCTGTTCTAA
- a CDS encoding peptidylprolyl isomerase yields MRKFLVTASALICLFFNVKAQKKNIDKVVAVLGNNIILLSDLNQQYAQYLNSGNPDDEKVKCYILQQMLAQKLLKQQAEIDSVVVEEAQVDEEVEKRMRYQIQRAGGQERLEQFLNRSVLQYKDEIRPDIKEQLISNKMQQKITQDVNITPIEVKRYFDSYQKDSLPDIPTEFEVGEIVLHPKLTKAEKQKFYDKIDALRLRVKSGEDFAFLAKSYSEDSGSAPDGGDLGFFDRTRMVKEFTAWAFKLKPGEMSPVFETEHGFHILQVIERRGEQVQARHILIRPETTPASLERTKLQADTIYRNILSKKLPFSTAASLYSDNKESQYNGGMILYADNVTARTTFIPADKLDPKVFIVVDTMKVGEISQPVAFTDPDGKQGYKILYLKSKIPPHKGNLDQDYAKFKEKAQQNKIDRMLSEWFEKRRENTYIRIDEDYDTCDELKIWTKGTTAKK; encoded by the coding sequence ATGAGGAAATTTTTAGTAACAGCAAGCGCATTAATTTGCTTGTTTTTTAACGTAAAGGCTCAAAAGAAAAATATAGATAAAGTTGTTGCTGTATTGGGTAATAACATCATTTTATTATCAGACTTAAATCAGCAATATGCGCAATACTTAAATTCAGGTAATCCTGATGATGAAAAAGTAAAGTGCTATATATTACAACAAATGCTTGCCCAGAAGCTACTTAAACAACAGGCAGAGATTGACTCTGTTGTAGTTGAAGAAGCACAGGTTGATGAAGAGGTTGAAAAACGTATGCGTTATCAGATTCAGCGTGCAGGCGGACAAGAAAGACTTGAGCAGTTTTTAAATCGTTCAGTACTTCAATACAAAGATGAAATCAGACCAGACATTAAAGAGCAGCTGATTTCTAATAAAATGCAGCAAAAAATAACACAGGATGTAAACATTACACCTATTGAAGTTAAACGTTATTTCGATTCTTACCAAAAAGATAGTCTTCCCGATATTCCTACTGAGTTTGAAGTTGGAGAAATTGTATTGCATCCGAAACTTACAAAGGCAGAAAAGCAAAAATTCTATGATAAAATTGATGCACTTAGATTAAGAGTGAAAAGCGGTGAAGATTTTGCTTTCCTTGCAAAATCTTACTCTGAGGACTCTGGTTCTGCCCCTGATGGCGGTGATCTTGGATTCTTTGATCGTACCAGAATGGTAAAAGAATTTACAGCATGGGCTTTTAAATTAAAACCAGGAGAGATGTCGCCAGTTTTTGAAACAGAACATGGCTTTCATATTCTTCAGGTTATTGAACGTCGCGGAGAGCAGGTTCAGGCACGTCATATCCTTATACGTCCGGAAACTACGCCAGCCAGTTTAGAAAGAACTAAATTACAGGCTGATACTATTTACAGGAACATTTTATCTAAAAAACTTCCTTTCTCAACCGCAGCTTCATTGTACTCAGACAACAAAGAGTCGCAGTACAATGGCGGAATGATTTTATATGCCGACAATGTTACCGCCAGAACTACATTTATACCTGCTGATAAACTTGATCCAAAAGTATTTATTGTTGTGGATACCATGAAGGTGGGCGAGATCTCTCAGCCTGTTGCTTTTACAGATCCTGATGGAAAACAAGGATATAAGATTCTTTATTTGAAATCTAAAATCCCTCCGCACAAAGGAAACCTGGATCAGGATTACGCAAAATTCAAAGAGAAAGCACAACAGAATAAAATTGATAGAATGCTGAGCGAGTGGTTCGAAAAAAGAAGGGAAAACACTTATATCAGGATTGATGAAGATTATGATACTTGTGATGAATTAAAAATATGGACTAAAGGTACAACTGCTAAAAAATAA
- a CDS encoding DNA polymerase III subunit psi produces the protein MVSQLTTTEEGLRLFFTDDVYLVNEPERVVNANVEAYVKDDVPSIAPPSTVAEPIITLVKEQPEFKFLGNNNRNILILVYDDQNDVSDEKGRELLRKIVKSINLTANDFALLNYAKYKQTSYEQLKARFSSVIVFAFGVSPEQLGLKHQGQNTVVNEGTVKLIFSSTLQQLDEDPNGKKILWGSLKQLGL, from the coding sequence ATGGTTAGCCAACTTACAACAACAGAAGAAGGTCTGCGTTTATTTTTTACAGATGATGTTTACCTGGTAAATGAGCCTGAAAGGGTGGTAAACGCAAATGTTGAAGCTTATGTTAAAGACGATGTCCCATCAATTGCACCACCTTCAACTGTTGCTGAACCAATAATTACATTAGTTAAAGAGCAACCTGAGTTTAAATTTCTGGGAAATAATAATCGCAATATTCTGATTTTAGTATACGATGATCAGAATGATGTAAGTGATGAAAAAGGGAGAGAGCTGCTAAGAAAAATCGTAAAATCAATAAATCTTACAGCTAATGATTTCGCTCTGCTAAATTATGCTAAATATAAACAAACTAGCTATGAGCAATTGAAAGCCCGATTTTCGAGTGTTATTGTATTTGCCTTTGGCGTTTCACCTGAACAACTAGGGTTAAAACACCAGGGTCAAAACACAGTTGTAAATGAAGGTACTGTAAAACTTATCTTCTCGTCTACTTTGCAGCAACTAGATGAAGATCCTAATGGGAAAAAGATTCTGTGGGGCAGCTTGAAACAACTTGGATTATGA
- the rdgB gene encoding RdgB/HAM1 family non-canonical purine NTP pyrophosphatase: MLPELVFATNNKHKTEEIGNLLVNQYKVLNLKDIGCDVDIPETGDSFAENAKLKTSYVTDNFDLDCFADDSGLEIEALNNEPGIYSARYSGVRDDLKNLNLVLKKMEGETNRKAHFKTVISLNKGNKNYLFEGIVYGNIIQAPIGQDGFGYDPIFMPLGYDRTFAQMSMAEKNEISHRAIAMKKLIAFLKEQV, encoded by the coding sequence ATGTTACCTGAATTGGTATTTGCTACCAACAATAAGCATAAAACAGAAGAAATAGGTAATCTTCTTGTTAATCAGTACAAAGTTTTAAACCTTAAAGATATTGGCTGCGATGTAGATATCCCTGAAACAGGAGACTCTTTTGCTGAAAATGCAAAGCTTAAAACCAGTTATGTGACGGATAACTTTGACCTGGATTGTTTCGCTGATGATAGTGGTTTAGAGATTGAAGCATTAAATAATGAGCCTGGTATCTATTCGGCAAGATATTCAGGAGTTAGGGATGATCTGAAAAACCTTAATCTGGTATTAAAAAAAATGGAAGGGGAAACAAACAGAAAGGCTCATTTTAAAACAGTCATTTCTTTAAATAAGGGCAATAAAAATTACCTTTTTGAGGGGATTGTTTATGGCAATATTATTCAAGCTCCAATTGGACAGGATGGATTTGGTTATGATCCGATTTTTATGCCGCTTGGTTACGACAGGACATTTGCGCAAATGAGCATGGCCGAAAAGAACGAGATCAGTCACAGGGCTATTGCTATGAAAAAGCTTATTGCTTTTTTAAAGGAACAGGTATAG